One genomic segment of Catenulispora sp. GP43 includes these proteins:
- the kstD gene encoding 3-oxosteroid 1-dehydrogenase: protein MPEHGTPDLSRRRVLQGAAAGTAALFGAGAFAGTNAYADAPVLGTYDVVVVGCGAAGMTAALTAAARGLSVVVVEKAPTFGGSAARSGAGIWIPNNSVILAAGVPDTPALAAEYLAAVVGSGSTPARQNAFLTNGPAMLSFVMAHSPCRFKWMDGYSDYYPELPGGMPGGRSIEPDVIDGNILGAELANLNPAYLPVPAGLVIFSQDYKWINLAAVNAKGTAVAAEAAARGAAAALAGQKPLTMGQSLATGLRAGLMQAGVPVLLNTPLTDLNIVNGSAAGVVVTQNGTPGLINARRGVIVGSGGFEHNAAMRAQYQQQPIGTTWSVGAKENTGDGILAGQRAGAALALMDDAWWGPTIPSGDGPYFCLAERTLPGGLIVNQAGHRFVDEAAPYVDVVHTMYRQNAAAPDIPAWLIIDQNFRDRYVFRDILPTLPFPDSWYQNGSVCKDLTLWGLAGQIGVSPSVLTNTVAHFNGLAVTGKDTDYGRGASVYDHYYTDPAIIPNSCLAPLWLAPFYALKIVPGDLGTKGGMVTDERARVLRPDGSVIGGLYAAGNASAAVMGHSYAGAGSTIGPAMTFGYIAGNDI, encoded by the coding sequence ATGCCCGAGCACGGAACACCAGACCTCTCCCGCCGCCGCGTCCTGCAGGGTGCCGCCGCGGGGACCGCCGCTCTGTTCGGCGCCGGGGCCTTCGCCGGCACGAACGCCTATGCCGACGCCCCGGTGCTGGGCACGTACGACGTCGTCGTGGTCGGCTGCGGTGCCGCCGGGATGACCGCCGCCCTCACCGCGGCCGCCCGCGGCCTGTCCGTAGTGGTCGTGGAGAAGGCCCCGACGTTCGGCGGCTCGGCCGCGCGCTCTGGCGCCGGGATCTGGATCCCGAACAACTCGGTGATCCTGGCCGCCGGCGTCCCGGACACCCCGGCCCTGGCCGCCGAGTACCTGGCCGCGGTCGTCGGCAGCGGATCGACGCCGGCCCGCCAGAACGCGTTCCTGACCAACGGCCCGGCGATGCTGTCGTTCGTCATGGCGCACAGCCCGTGCCGCTTCAAGTGGATGGACGGATACTCCGACTACTATCCGGAACTCCCCGGCGGGATGCCGGGCGGCCGCTCCATCGAGCCGGACGTCATCGACGGCAACATCCTCGGCGCCGAACTCGCCAACCTCAACCCGGCCTACCTCCCGGTCCCCGCGGGCCTGGTGATCTTCAGCCAGGACTACAAGTGGATCAACCTGGCCGCGGTCAACGCCAAGGGCACGGCCGTCGCCGCCGAGGCCGCCGCCCGCGGGGCCGCCGCCGCGCTGGCCGGGCAGAAGCCGCTGACCATGGGCCAGTCCCTGGCCACCGGGCTGCGCGCCGGGCTGATGCAGGCCGGCGTCCCGGTGCTGCTGAACACCCCGCTCACCGACCTGAACATCGTCAACGGCAGCGCGGCCGGCGTCGTGGTCACCCAGAACGGCACCCCCGGCCTCATCAACGCCCGCCGCGGCGTGATCGTCGGCTCCGGCGGCTTCGAGCACAACGCCGCGATGCGGGCCCAGTACCAGCAGCAGCCGATCGGCACCACCTGGAGCGTCGGCGCCAAGGAGAACACCGGCGACGGCATCCTGGCCGGCCAGCGTGCCGGCGCCGCCCTGGCCCTGATGGACGACGCCTGGTGGGGCCCGACGATCCCCAGCGGCGACGGCCCGTACTTCTGCCTGGCCGAGCGCACCCTGCCCGGCGGCCTGATCGTGAACCAGGCCGGGCACCGGTTCGTCGACGAGGCGGCGCCGTACGTGGACGTGGTGCACACGATGTACCGGCAGAACGCCGCGGCGCCGGACATCCCCGCCTGGCTGATCATCGACCAGAACTTCCGCGACCGGTACGTCTTCCGCGACATTCTGCCGACGCTGCCGTTCCCCGACTCCTGGTACCAGAACGGCTCGGTCTGCAAGGACCTGACCCTGTGGGGCCTGGCCGGCCAGATCGGCGTCTCGCCATCGGTCCTGACGAACACCGTCGCGCACTTCAACGGCCTGGCGGTCACCGGCAAGGACACCGACTACGGCCGCGGGGCCAGCGTCTACGACCACTACTACACCGACCCCGCCATCATCCCGAACTCGTGCCTGGCACCGCTGTGGCTCGCCCCGTTCTACGCCCTGAAGATCGTCCCCGGCGACCTCGGCACCAAGGGCGGCATGGTCACCGACGAACGGGCCCGCGTCCTGCGCCCCGACGGCTCGGTCATCGGCGGCCTCTACGCGGCCGGCAACGCCAGCGCCGCCGTCATGGGGCACAGCTACGCCGGTGCCGGTTCCACCATCGGTCCCGCGATGACGTTCGGGTACATCGCCGGCAACGACATCTGA
- a CDS encoding serine/threonine-protein kinase produces the protein MRTRTGQPPQAFHPARIGPYEVLRRLGAGAMGEVFLARSASSRLVAVKTIRSGLAEHPGYRRRFAHEVDAAKRVSGAFTAAVVGADPHADLPWLATVYVPAPSLEELVTTCGPMAVSTVRWLAAGCAEALECVHRAELVHRDFKPANVLVTADGPRVIDFGLARSDGLPQGTAAGMVMGTPLYMAPEQAMGDRVVGPAADVFALGATLYHAATGAALYQEEKAVGVLLQKMRQAPDLTAVPRELRGLIAGCLALDPDDRPTPASLIAALAPHLAVADTVQPLPEAVLAYIEDYRVAQMELTRSRRPGPDAAGAAAEAATHAAAPDGDFGDSGELTALGDRRDSRDSRGNGDFGGGSGFGGDGTVEVEQDPRPRHPSLPPDEVSSYHSTAHRRRHRTRWWERDRFGRRSPVVPAVVAVCVLLALGGAAISGLLLIGSLKGGTSGTSGTSGDSAHPAAGPGAPVTTTAGLGATGVPPGSPPPTNSPPPPPPTRGGGPPPQGPPPEGGPPSPPPGAVTQAGGTQLGVRPPFGDPRTTYILNGNGWPAGQTVTITFLDAAVPPVKTVVDGSGMFSVALDQGAGALVLPDGRYHVRAASGSRSLAVSFVVGPPLY, from the coding sequence ATGCGGACGCGGACAGGGCAGCCGCCCCAAGCGTTTCACCCCGCCCGGATCGGGCCGTACGAGGTGTTGCGCCGGCTCGGCGCCGGGGCGATGGGCGAGGTGTTCCTCGCGCGCTCGGCCTCCTCGCGGCTCGTGGCCGTCAAGACCATCAGGTCCGGACTGGCCGAGCACCCCGGCTACCGGCGCCGGTTCGCCCACGAAGTGGACGCGGCCAAGCGGGTCAGCGGCGCCTTCACCGCGGCGGTGGTGGGCGCCGATCCGCATGCCGACCTGCCGTGGCTGGCCACGGTCTACGTGCCCGCGCCGTCGTTGGAGGAACTGGTCACCACCTGCGGGCCGATGGCGGTCTCGACGGTGCGGTGGCTGGCCGCCGGGTGCGCCGAGGCGCTGGAGTGCGTGCACCGGGCCGAGCTGGTCCACCGGGACTTCAAGCCGGCCAACGTGCTGGTCACCGCCGACGGCCCGCGCGTCATCGACTTCGGACTGGCCCGCAGCGACGGGCTGCCGCAGGGCACCGCTGCCGGGATGGTGATGGGGACGCCGCTGTACATGGCGCCCGAGCAGGCGATGGGGGACCGGGTCGTCGGGCCGGCCGCCGATGTGTTCGCGCTCGGCGCGACGCTGTACCACGCGGCCACCGGCGCGGCCCTGTATCAGGAGGAGAAGGCGGTCGGCGTCCTGCTGCAGAAGATGCGGCAGGCTCCGGACCTCACGGCGGTGCCCAGGGAACTGCGCGGACTGATCGCCGGGTGCCTGGCGCTGGACCCCGACGACCGGCCGACACCCGCCTCGCTGATCGCGGCCCTGGCACCGCACCTGGCCGTGGCCGACACGGTGCAGCCGCTTCCCGAGGCGGTGCTGGCCTACATCGAGGACTACCGCGTCGCGCAGATGGAGCTGACGCGGTCGCGCCGGCCCGGGCCGGACGCGGCCGGCGCTGCCGCCGAGGCGGCGACCCACGCGGCGGCGCCCGACGGTGACTTCGGCGACTCCGGCGAGCTCACGGCCCTGGGGGACCGCAGAGACAGCAGAGACAGCAGAGGCAACGGAGACTTCGGCGGCGGCAGCGGCTTCGGCGGCGACGGGACCGTGGAGGTGGAGCAAGACCCGCGGCCCCGCCATCCCTCGCTGCCCCCGGACGAGGTGTCGTCGTACCACTCCACAGCGCACCGCCGGCGGCACCGGACCCGCTGGTGGGAGCGCGACCGGTTCGGGCGGCGCTCGCCGGTGGTGCCGGCGGTGGTCGCGGTCTGCGTCCTGCTGGCCCTGGGCGGCGCGGCGATCAGTGGTCTGCTGCTGATCGGGTCGCTGAAGGGCGGCACCAGCGGCACCAGCGGCACCAGCGGCGACTCGGCGCATCCGGCGGCCGGCCCCGGGGCCCCCGTCACGACGACCGCGGGGCTCGGCGCCACCGGCGTGCCGCCCGGCTCCCCGCCCCCGACGAACTCGCCGCCCCCGCCCCCGCCGACCCGAGGCGGCGGCCCGCCGCCGCAGGGGCCGCCCCCGGAAGGCGGCCCGCCCAGCCCGCCGCCGGGCGCGGTCACCCAGGCCGGCGGCACCCAGCTCGGGGTGCGGCCGCCGTTCGGCGACCCCCGGACCACCTACATCCTCAACGGCAACGGCTGGCCGGCCGGGCAGACCGTCACCATCACGTTCCTCGACGCCGCCGTGCCGCCGGTCAAGACCGTGGTGGACGGCAGCGGGATGTTCAGTGTCGCGCTCGATCAGGGCGCCGGCGCGCTGGTGCTGCCCGACGGGCGCTACCACGTGCGGGCCGCGTCGGGGAGCCGGTCGCTGGCGGTCTCGTTCGTGGTCGGGCCGCCGCTGTACTGA
- a CDS encoding aldo/keto reductase — MMAGLPRLGFGAAAIANEGVGAGQALDCVDAAWESGMRYFDTAPMYGSGHSERLLGLALRGRPRAEYVLSTKVGRLVRPSHPDTAQTGAPWIYDFSPDGVLTSVEESLLRLGVDSVDMLYIHDPDDHWREALEGAWPTVARLREEGVVRAVGVGMVQAPMLARFIRETDIDLVLAAGVYTLLDTQAIDDLLPEAERRGVAVVAAQSLHGGLIDGVTNPMFRYRPVDEQTRAKTARIAKVCHGFEIPTAAVALQFPYGHSAVRCVLTGPASRGQLAENLSWASEPIPPALWARLRQEGLLPPDVPVPSPDLTIV, encoded by the coding sequence ATGATGGCCGGTCTTCCGCGGCTGGGCTTCGGCGCCGCCGCGATCGCGAACGAGGGCGTCGGAGCCGGGCAGGCCCTGGACTGTGTGGACGCGGCGTGGGAGAGCGGGATGCGGTACTTCGACACCGCGCCCATGTACGGATCCGGACACTCCGAGCGGTTGCTGGGTCTGGCTCTGCGGGGTCGGCCGCGTGCGGAGTACGTGCTGAGCACCAAGGTCGGTCGCCTGGTCCGCCCCTCCCATCCCGACACCGCACAGACCGGGGCGCCCTGGATCTACGACTTCAGCCCGGACGGCGTGCTCACCTCGGTGGAGGAGAGCTTGTTGCGTCTGGGCGTGGACAGTGTGGACATGCTCTACATCCACGATCCCGACGACCACTGGCGCGAGGCGTTGGAAGGTGCCTGGCCGACGGTGGCCCGGCTGCGCGAGGAGGGAGTGGTCCGCGCGGTCGGCGTCGGCATGGTGCAGGCGCCGATGCTGGCGCGCTTCATCCGCGAGACCGACATCGACCTGGTGCTGGCCGCCGGTGTCTACACCCTGCTGGACACCCAGGCCATCGACGATCTGCTGCCGGAGGCCGAGCGCCGGGGCGTCGCCGTCGTCGCGGCCCAGTCCCTGCACGGCGGGCTCATCGACGGCGTCACGAACCCCATGTTCCGCTACCGGCCCGTCGACGAGCAGACCCGTGCGAAGACCGCGCGGATAGCAAAGGTTTGTCATGGGTTCGAAATTCCCACGGCGGCCGTGGCATTGCAGTTTCCTTATGGACATTCCGCGGTCCGCTGTGTCCTGACCGGCCCCGCCTCGCGCGGGCAGCTGGCCGAGAACCTGTCCTGGGCCTCGGAGCCGATACCGCCCGCACTGTGGGCCCGCTTGCGCCAGGAGGGGCTGCTGCCGCCGGACGTCCCGGTGCCCTCGCCCGATCTGACGATTGTTTAG
- a CDS encoding carbohydrate ABC transporter permease: protein MTAATTGTGTARGTGVGTGGGRSGKGGSGAKRGRTNWVATIILLIGAVYCVLPVVWIVIASTKTNSELFSTAPFAPSFHGGFFSNLRALFAYDHGIFARWAVNSVIYAVGGATLSTIVCGCAGYALGKYRFHGSVWLFRLIVAAVLLPQIMLAIPQFLLLAKLGLTNNYAAVILPQLVSPFAIYLCKVYAEASVSDQVLEAARVDGASEWRMFASIGSRLMMPALVTVFLLQFIGIWNNFLLPFVMLNRDQLFPLTEGLYGLLIITGGQAAQYTIVIIGVLVSIVPLAAVFLLLQRYWRVDLVSGGVKA from the coding sequence ATGACAGCGGCCACGACCGGGACCGGGACGGCGCGCGGAACCGGCGTCGGGACCGGCGGGGGCAGGTCCGGCAAGGGCGGGTCCGGCGCCAAAAGGGGGCGCACCAACTGGGTCGCGACCATCATCCTGCTGATCGGGGCCGTGTACTGCGTGCTGCCGGTGGTGTGGATCGTGATCGCGTCCACCAAGACCAACAGCGAGCTGTTCTCGACCGCGCCGTTCGCGCCGTCGTTCCACGGCGGCTTCTTCTCCAACCTGCGCGCGCTGTTCGCCTACGACCACGGCATCTTCGCGCGCTGGGCGGTCAACTCGGTGATCTACGCGGTCGGCGGCGCGACGCTGTCCACGATCGTGTGCGGCTGCGCCGGCTACGCGCTGGGCAAGTACCGCTTCCACGGCAGCGTCTGGCTGTTCCGGCTGATCGTCGCCGCGGTCCTGCTCCCGCAGATCATGCTGGCCATCCCGCAGTTCCTGCTGCTGGCCAAGCTGGGGCTCACGAACAACTACGCGGCGGTGATCCTGCCGCAGTTGGTCAGCCCGTTCGCCATCTACCTGTGCAAGGTCTACGCCGAGGCCTCGGTCAGCGACCAGGTGCTGGAGGCGGCCCGGGTCGACGGGGCCTCGGAGTGGCGGATGTTCGCCTCCATCGGATCGCGGCTGATGATGCCGGCGCTGGTGACGGTGTTCCTGCTGCAGTTCATCGGGATCTGGAACAACTTCCTGCTGCCGTTCGTGATGCTCAACCGGGACCAGCTGTTCCCGCTGACCGAGGGGTTGTACGGGCTGCTCATCATCACCGGCGGCCAGGCCGCGCAGTACACGATCGTCATCATCGGGGTGTTGGTGTCGATCGTTCCGCTGGCCGCGGTGTTCCTGCTGTTGCAACGGTATTGGCGGGTGGACTTGGTGTCCGGAGGGGTCAAGGCATGA
- a CDS encoding carbohydrate ABC transporter permease gives MKARRQRHTLLPQALLLPAVVLFLLFTVAPGGYAIYLSFMKQKAGGGLFGTDNPTTVFAGLENYQAAFGDAEFWHSIGRMLLVAVIGVPATIGLSTLFALCLDAKRTRLVGFSRLAIFLPYAVPGVVATLLWGFMYLPATSPIGGDVVNYFGSHTVFFAVANVAVWGVLGFNMVVIYTSLRGLPRELFQAAELDGASELQIALRVKLPMLAPTLTLVTVFSLIGALQLFNEPTTLKPVTNAISSTWVPLMRVYTDAFVDNDIYRGAAASFLLIVLTVAATVAANTVLRLIARGSER, from the coding sequence ATGAAGGCTCGTCGCCAGCGTCACACCCTGCTTCCGCAGGCCCTGCTCCTTCCGGCCGTGGTGTTGTTCCTGCTGTTCACCGTCGCCCCGGGCGGCTATGCGATCTACCTGAGCTTCATGAAGCAGAAAGCCGGCGGCGGCCTGTTCGGGACCGACAACCCGACGACCGTCTTCGCCGGGCTGGAGAACTACCAGGCGGCCTTCGGCGACGCCGAGTTCTGGCACAGTATCGGCCGGATGCTGCTGGTCGCGGTGATCGGGGTGCCGGCGACCATCGGCCTGTCGACGCTGTTCGCGCTGTGCCTGGACGCCAAACGGACCCGGCTCGTCGGCTTCTCGCGCCTGGCGATCTTCCTGCCGTACGCGGTGCCCGGCGTGGTCGCCACCTTGCTGTGGGGCTTCATGTACCTGCCGGCGACCAGCCCGATCGGCGGGGACGTGGTGAACTACTTCGGCTCGCACACGGTGTTCTTCGCCGTGGCCAACGTGGCGGTGTGGGGCGTCCTGGGCTTCAACATGGTCGTCATCTACACCTCCCTGCGCGGCCTGCCGCGCGAGCTGTTCCAGGCCGCCGAGCTGGACGGGGCCAGCGAGCTGCAGATCGCGCTGCGCGTCAAGCTGCCGATGCTGGCCCCGACGCTGACGCTGGTGACCGTCTTCTCGCTGATCGGCGCCCTACAGCTGTTCAACGAGCCGACCACGCTCAAGCCGGTCACCAACGCGATCAGCTCGACCTGGGTGCCGTTGATGCGCGTCTACACCGACGCCTTCGTGGACAACGACATCTACCGCGGGGCCGCCGCCTCGTTCCTGCTCATCGTGCTGACGGTCGCCGCCACCGTGGCCGCCAACACGGTGCTCCGTCTGATAGCGCGTGGGAGTGAACGATGA
- a CDS encoding ABC transporter substrate-binding protein, whose protein sequence is MRTTVVRATTALTAIAAIAAMAGCSSSTSAKSSAAGGSQGKVTLTFVNWDGGMQAAVDQWNKENPNIQVQLTKPSGTGYTLYNKLITNNAAGTNPDVTEVEYQALPALIANKVIVPIDQYIGDISADFDKSSLAQVQFEGKTYGVPQNVCPMVFFYRKDIFDSLGLKPPTTWAEYAADAATVHARNPKQYIGNFSAVDSGWFAGLAQQAGANWWTTSGTTWNVAIDDAPTQKVANYWSDLIDKGLVSPEPNWSPQWSTDMNDGTIIGWVSAQWAPNQFPSVAKDTSGKWVAAPLPAWDAGDPTVGIWGGETEAVTSNSKHPAEAAKFVKWLNSSAEGVRTLIQQVDAFPASLSNQNQDALKTPPPFMSDQQDYNTLIAQEAKSVRTFQVWGPDANVTFDAYSNDFAAALQNKTPLSAALTQMQQATVDDLKKRGFSVTG, encoded by the coding sequence TTGCGTACCACCGTTGTAAGAGCCACCACAGCCCTGACCGCTATCGCCGCCATCGCGGCCATGGCTGGATGCAGTTCCTCCACGTCCGCCAAGAGCAGCGCCGCGGGCGGCTCGCAGGGCAAGGTGACGCTGACCTTCGTCAACTGGGACGGCGGCATGCAGGCCGCGGTGGACCAGTGGAACAAGGAGAACCCGAACATCCAGGTGCAGCTGACCAAGCCCTCCGGCACCGGCTACACCCTGTACAACAAGCTGATCACCAACAACGCCGCCGGCACCAACCCGGACGTCACCGAGGTCGAGTACCAGGCGCTCCCGGCGCTGATCGCCAACAAGGTCATCGTCCCGATCGACCAGTACATCGGCGACATCTCCGCGGACTTCGACAAGTCCTCGCTGGCGCAGGTGCAGTTCGAGGGCAAGACCTACGGCGTCCCGCAGAACGTCTGCCCCATGGTCTTCTTCTACCGCAAGGACATCTTCGACTCCCTGGGCCTGAAGCCCCCGACCACCTGGGCCGAGTACGCCGCCGACGCCGCGACCGTCCACGCCAGGAACCCCAAGCAGTACATAGGCAACTTCTCGGCGGTGGACTCCGGCTGGTTCGCCGGGCTCGCGCAGCAGGCCGGCGCCAACTGGTGGACCACCTCCGGCACCACCTGGAACGTCGCCATCGACGACGCCCCGACCCAGAAGGTCGCGAACTACTGGAGCGACCTGATCGACAAGGGCCTGGTCTCCCCGGAGCCGAACTGGTCCCCGCAGTGGAGCACCGACATGAACGACGGCACGATCATCGGCTGGGTGAGCGCGCAGTGGGCGCCGAACCAGTTCCCGTCGGTGGCCAAGGACACCTCCGGCAAGTGGGTGGCCGCGCCGCTGCCGGCCTGGGACGCCGGCGACCCGACGGTGGGCATCTGGGGCGGCGAGACCGAGGCCGTGACCTCGAACTCCAAGCACCCGGCCGAGGCCGCGAAGTTCGTGAAGTGGCTGAACTCCTCCGCCGAGGGCGTCAGGACCCTGATCCAGCAGGTCGACGCGTTCCCGGCGTCGCTGTCCAACCAGAACCAGGACGCGCTGAAGACGCCGCCGCCGTTCATGTCCGACCAGCAGGACTACAACACGTTGATCGCGCAGGAGGCGAAGAGCGTCCGCACGTTCCAGGTCTGGGGACCGGACGCGAACGTCACCTTCGACGCCTACTCCAACGACTTCGCCGCCGCCCTGCAGAACAAGACGCCGCTGTCGGCGGCCCTGACGCAGATGCAGCAGGCGACGGTCGACGACCTGAAGAAGCGCGGCTTCTCCGTCACGGGCTGA
- a CDS encoding aldehyde dehydrogenase family protein, which produces MSSVSTEAVEYTAEVYIDGRFEAPASAWRPVLDKAAGTAFARYGDASAEQVDRAVAAARRAQPAWAATDANTRCEILRAFAAQLQQRHDELIAVIVRETGGTAEKAEEELGQAINQLLNSATQLTENAGAILPPYKPGKMSLSRAVPLGVIGLIVPWNYPMSLAMRALAPGLAYGNAVVLKPAELTPIAGGQVLAEAARAAGVPDGLLAVLPGDGPATGAALSRHPGLDLIHFTGSYEVGAAITELGARTGTPVVTELGGDNAFVVLDDADVEQAASCAVWTALWYQGQTCISAGRHIVQRPIAEAFTEAVVERVRKLRVGDPLREEVDLGPVISAGQLARFHEGLVLPSVAAGARVAVGAEYDGLFYRPTVLTGVTPDMPIFREETFGPVMPVTVVDSEAEALELANRHRTLMNSVFSGDPLRGYAFAERLHSNEVHVNDGYARHGGEGQLAGFTRRQWIGLQTTPVSYPAWANH; this is translated from the coding sequence ATGAGTTCTGTCAGTACGGAAGCGGTGGAGTACACCGCCGAGGTCTACATCGACGGCCGTTTCGAGGCGCCCGCCTCGGCCTGGCGGCCGGTCCTGGACAAGGCGGCCGGTACCGCGTTCGCGCGTTACGGCGACGCCTCCGCCGAGCAGGTCGACCGCGCGGTGGCCGCCGCGCGGCGGGCGCAGCCGGCGTGGGCCGCCACCGATGCGAACACCCGCTGCGAGATCCTGCGGGCTTTCGCGGCGCAGCTCCAGCAGCGGCACGACGAGCTGATCGCGGTGATCGTCCGTGAGACCGGCGGCACCGCGGAGAAGGCCGAGGAGGAGCTCGGCCAGGCGATCAACCAGCTGCTGAACTCCGCGACCCAGCTCACCGAGAACGCCGGGGCGATCCTGCCGCCGTACAAGCCGGGCAAGATGTCGCTGTCCCGGGCGGTGCCGCTGGGGGTCATCGGCCTGATCGTGCCGTGGAACTACCCGATGAGCCTGGCGATGCGGGCGCTGGCGCCGGGGCTGGCCTACGGCAACGCCGTCGTCCTCAAGCCCGCCGAGCTCACGCCGATCGCCGGCGGGCAGGTGCTCGCCGAGGCCGCGCGCGCCGCCGGGGTCCCGGACGGCCTGCTGGCCGTGCTGCCCGGCGACGGGCCGGCCACCGGTGCCGCGCTGTCCCGGCACCCGGGGCTGGACCTGATCCACTTCACCGGGTCCTACGAGGTGGGCGCCGCGATCACCGAGCTCGGGGCCCGCACCGGCACGCCGGTGGTCACCGAGCTCGGCGGGGACAACGCCTTCGTCGTGCTCGATGACGCCGACGTCGAGCAGGCCGCGAGCTGCGCGGTCTGGACCGCGCTGTGGTACCAGGGCCAGACCTGCATCAGCGCCGGCCGGCACATCGTGCAGCGCCCGATCGCCGAAGCCTTCACCGAGGCGGTCGTGGAGCGGGTCCGCAAGCTGCGGGTCGGCGATCCGCTGCGCGAGGAGGTGGACCTGGGCCCGGTGATCAGCGCCGGCCAGCTGGCCCGCTTCCACGAGGGGCTGGTCCTGCCCTCGGTCGCGGCCGGGGCGAGGGTCGCCGTCGGCGCCGAGTACGACGGCCTGTTCTACCGGCCGACCGTGCTGACCGGCGTCACGCCGGACATGCCGATCTTCCGGGAGGAGACGTTCGGGCCGGTCATGCCGGTCACGGTCGTCGACTCCGAGGCGGAAGCGCTGGAGCTCGCCAACCGCCACCGGACGCTGATGAACTCCGTGTTCTCCGGCGACCCGCTGCGCGGCTACGCGTTCGCCGAGCGCCTGCACAGCAACGAGGTACACGTCAACGACGGCTACGCCCGTCACGGTGGGGAAGGTCAGCTGGCCGGGTTCACCCGGCGGCAGTGGATCGGTCTGCAGACCACGCCGGTGTCCTACCCGGCCTGGGCCAATCACTAA
- a CDS encoding ThuA domain-containing protein, whose amino-acid sequence MATTELFIPSLQAAGFAVEVADSLDVYCDTERLARTDLVVQCWSEGERAEELTKEQSAGLVGAVAAGTGFAGWHGGVLAAFRNRDYLRVVGGLFLFHPPEFLTYRVRIVDEHAGHPIVAGLGDFDVHSEQYWMLTDDRNTVLATTVVDARDGLQGGAPVSMPVVWTRRWGAGKVFVSAVGHRVEDLREPSVRALTERGLVWAAR is encoded by the coding sequence GTGGCCACCACCGAGCTGTTCATCCCATCGCTGCAGGCCGCCGGCTTCGCCGTCGAGGTCGCCGACAGCCTCGACGTCTACTGCGACACCGAGCGCCTCGCGCGCACCGACCTGGTCGTCCAGTGCTGGTCGGAGGGGGAGCGGGCCGAGGAGTTGACCAAGGAGCAGAGTGCCGGGCTGGTCGGGGCGGTGGCGGCCGGGACGGGGTTCGCCGGGTGGCACGGCGGTGTGCTGGCGGCGTTTCGGAACCGGGACTACCTGCGGGTGGTCGGTGGGCTGTTCCTGTTCCATCCGCCGGAGTTCCTTACCTATCGGGTGCGGATCGTGGACGAGCATGCCGGGCATCCGATCGTGGCCGGGCTGGGGGATTTCGACGTCCACAGCGAGCAGTACTGGATGCTCACCGATGACCGGAACACCGTGCTGGCCACCACGGTCGTGGACGCGCGCGACGGTCTGCAGGGCGGCGCCCCGGTCTCCATGCCCGTGGTCTGGACCAGGCGTTGGGGGGCCGGCAAGGTCTTCGTCTCCGCGGTCGGGCACCGGGTCGAGGACCTGCGCGAACCATCTGTCAGGGCCCTGACGGAGCGCGGTCTGGTCTGGGCCGCGCGGTAG